In a genomic window of Streptomyces sp. BHT-5-2:
- a CDS encoding serine hydrolase: MASYLAAQVSDASHREVVGPLLDGQGPSGVVVRRGTVLASWGDPTRTEMAFSATKSVLSLVGGVAFDDARLRLDEPVAESVDLPQFGDSHGHAITWRHLLDQTSQWEGELWGKPTWADAQSTREGTESAGGPPGQGWAYNDVRVNLTALALTVVLGRSLPEVLRERVMTAIGASGGWSWHGYQNSLVDVDGTQVPVVSGGAHWGGGLWIGALDLARIGHLCLRGGTWAGRQVLSRRWIEELWTPCRAKPNYGLSWWLNDDRTVWPQAPRTGRCARGNGGNHLLWVDPARDLVIVSRWGADVERLLAEVSGAVSPESPMSPVV; encoded by the coding sequence ATGGCCTCGTACCTCGCCGCGCAGGTGTCGGACGCCTCCCACCGTGAGGTCGTGGGCCCCCTCCTGGACGGACAGGGGCCCAGCGGTGTCGTGGTCCGGCGCGGTACGGTCCTCGCCTCGTGGGGCGACCCGACTCGGACCGAGATGGCGTTCAGCGCCACCAAGAGCGTGCTCTCGCTGGTGGGCGGCGTCGCGTTCGACGACGCGAGGCTGCGCCTGGACGAGCCGGTGGCCGAGTCCGTGGACCTGCCGCAGTTCGGCGACTCCCATGGGCATGCGATCACCTGGCGTCATCTCCTCGACCAGACCAGTCAGTGGGAGGGCGAGTTGTGGGGCAAGCCGACGTGGGCGGACGCCCAGAGCACACGTGAGGGGACCGAGTCGGCCGGTGGGCCTCCCGGCCAGGGTTGGGCCTACAACGATGTCCGTGTCAACCTCACGGCGCTGGCCCTGACGGTCGTGTTGGGCCGCTCGCTTCCGGAGGTCCTGCGCGAACGCGTCATGACGGCGATCGGTGCCTCCGGCGGCTGGTCCTGGCACGGCTACCAGAACTCGTTGGTCGACGTCGACGGCACCCAGGTGCCGGTCGTCTCCGGCGGCGCCCACTGGGGCGGCGGTCTGTGGATCGGCGCCCTGGACCTGGCCCGCATCGGCCATCTCTGTTTGCGCGGTGGCACATGGGCCGGGCGTCAGGTCCTCTCCCGCCGCTGGATCGAGGAGCTGTGGACGCCCTGCCGGGCCAAGCCCAACTACGGTCTGTCCTGGTGGCTCAACGACGACCGCACCGTCTGGCCCCAGGCTCCGCGCACCGGCCGCTGCGCCCGTGGCAACGGGGGCAACCATCTGCTGTGGGTGGACCCGGCACGCGATCTGGTGATCGTCTCGCGCTGGGGCGCAGATGTCGAGCGGCTACTGGCCGAGGTATCGGGGGCGGTGTCGCCGGAATCGCCCATGTCACCGGTCGTTTGA
- a CDS encoding alpha/beta fold hydrolase, with product MSEQQPETRSEATSDVPPPLGRFYEIDGRRLLLHRAGSGGPSVVFLPGGGAVGLDYWNIHHQVAELTTSVVYDRTDTGWSDRVEEPPGCAEVADELRRLLRAAEVPGPYVLVGHSLGGLYARLYATRHPDEVAGLVLMETDHEDYSAYTPQELREMREAWDPQEALPDGMPEEAVRLYRRLLGEMMADWPREIREPLVDRHVSREWIMDGYKILPHRDRFHDEMRQAGPLPDVPLILLTAMDIDDFKKAVLIGESEAQLRQEIDGKRRLYTDLAASVPRGENRLVEGVGHASIHWRRPDAVLQAVKDLLGR from the coding sequence ATGTCCGAGCAACAGCCTGAAACCCGGTCGGAGGCGACGAGCGACGTCCCGCCGCCGCTGGGCCGGTTCTACGAGATCGACGGTCGGCGTCTGCTGCTGCACCGGGCGGGGAGCGGCGGCCCGTCGGTGGTCTTCTTGCCGGGTGGCGGCGCGGTCGGCCTGGACTACTGGAACATCCACCACCAAGTCGCCGAGCTGACCACGAGCGTGGTCTACGACCGGACGGACACCGGCTGGAGTGACCGTGTCGAGGAGCCGCCCGGCTGCGCAGAGGTCGCCGACGAGCTCCGCCGGCTGCTGCGAGCCGCCGAGGTGCCCGGCCCCTATGTCCTGGTCGGCCACTCCCTCGGCGGCCTCTACGCCCGCCTGTATGCGACGCGCCACCCGGACGAGGTCGCCGGCCTGGTCCTGATGGAGACCGATCACGAGGACTACAGCGCCTACACGCCCCAGGAGTTGCGCGAGATGCGGGAAGCCTGGGACCCGCAAGAGGCGCTCCCCGACGGGATGCCCGAGGAGGCCGTCCGCCTCTACCGTCGGCTGCTCGGGGAGATGATGGCGGACTGGCCTCGGGAGATCCGCGAGCCACTCGTCGACCGCCACGTCAGCCGAGAATGGATCATGGATGGGTACAAGATCCTGCCGCACCGTGACCGGTTCCATGACGAGATGCGCCAGGCAGGCCCGTTGCCCGACGTACCGCTGATCCTCCTCACCGCCATGGACATCGACGACTTCAAGAAGGCGGTCCTGATCGGCGAGTCCGAGGCCCAGCTGCGCCAGGAGATCGACGGCAAGCGGCGGCTCTACACGGACCTCGCCGCGTCGGTCCCGCGAGGCGAGAACCGCCTCGTCGAGGGCGTCGGCCACGCCTCCATTCACTGGCGCCGCCCCGACGCCGTGCTCCAGGCGGTCAAGGACCTGCTCGGTCGGTGA
- a CDS encoding cupin domain-containing protein, whose protein sequence is MTTREGAGSATSPDDTAPPNNRVHHVRAGELDGYTALSGGTVGSKKLWMGLVENPPLSATDNHHHGDSEAGIYVVGGHPVFVFHDGTQEVRISAGPGDFLLVPPFVPHREENPDPNEPVVVVIARTTQEPIKVSVPELYQLKEAGTR, encoded by the coding sequence ATGACCACCCGCGAAGGCGCCGGGTCCGCAACGAGCCCGGACGACACGGCACCGCCGAACAACCGCGTCCACCACGTGCGAGCCGGCGAGTTGGACGGCTACACCGCTCTCAGCGGCGGCACCGTCGGCTCGAAGAAGCTGTGGATGGGGCTGGTCGAGAACCCACCGCTGAGCGCCACGGACAACCATCACCACGGCGATTCCGAGGCGGGCATCTACGTGGTGGGCGGACACCCCGTGTTCGTCTTCCACGACGGCACACAGGAGGTGCGGATCTCCGCGGGCCCGGGCGACTTCCTCCTCGTCCCTCCGTTCGTTCCGCATCGCGAGGAGAATCCGGACCCGAACGAACCCGTGGTCGTCGTCATCGCGCGGACCACGCAGGAGCCGATCAAGGTGTCGGTGCCTGAGCTGTATCAACTCAAGGAAGCCGGCACCCGGTAG
- a CDS encoding DUF5994 family protein, whose product MAVTVDRMTTDEHAPPPPARLSLTPGTVPGLLDGAWWPRSRDLSRELPALAERLDHSWGRVTHVTVNPAFWPVIPRKVPVTGHTVHVGWFTNEQDPHKLLVFSYTAERLDLLIIPPETAPAAAARLMSAATTPGGLLTASRLMEDERAADDARESRDREEEWETEGGTTPPPAGNPTGPPPSARGM is encoded by the coding sequence ATGGCTGTCACTGTCGACCGTATGACCACCGACGAGCATGCCCCTCCGCCGCCCGCTCGCCTGTCCCTGACGCCGGGAACGGTGCCGGGGCTTCTGGATGGTGCCTGGTGGCCTCGCTCGCGTGACCTCTCCCGCGAGCTCCCCGCACTGGCGGAGAGGCTGGACCACTCCTGGGGGCGGGTTACCCACGTCACGGTGAATCCGGCCTTCTGGCCCGTGATCCCGCGCAAGGTTCCCGTCACCGGACACACGGTGCACGTGGGGTGGTTCACGAATGAGCAGGACCCGCACAAGCTCCTCGTGTTCTCCTACACCGCAGAGCGCCTGGACCTGCTGATCATCCCGCCGGAGACCGCCCCGGCCGCGGCCGCCAGGCTGATGTCCGCCGCGACCACCCCCGGAGGCCTCCTCACCGCGAGCAGGCTGATGGAGGACGAGCGAGCGGCCGACGACGCAAGGGAGTCACGGGACCGCGAAGAGGAATGGGAGACCGAGGGTGGGACCACACCACCACCGGCCGGGAACCCGACCGGGCCTCCGCCCTCCGCCCGAGGGATGTGA
- a CDS encoding ATP-binding protein, whose translation MSTPATATPQPDTDEQAPPDSPLTTKEGWRRYVEHETAAPKLLPAAERAALTGRERARVDERRREYHADLPLVNTPTIRKVISTARLLIQLNRHQVSARRGVILSGASGTGKTTALTQLGRAHELATRKRHPHDRSRLPVVYVTVPPAATPKMLAQEFARFFGLTFPARATHTDIVDAVCATAAHVHVDLVLVDELHNLNLGSRSGAEASDQLKYFAERLPATFAYAGIDIESQGLFAGTRGRQIAGRFVVIRAAPFSYATTGDKEAWRGLVGTLESMLRLHEHAPGTLSAMSDYLFHRTGGMIGSLSQLIRGAAVLAIEDESERITEDLLALVPIDFAAEQSEQLTAPAKATGRRRRAA comes from the coding sequence ATGAGCACGCCCGCGACCGCGACCCCGCAGCCGGACACCGACGAGCAGGCGCCGCCGGACTCCCCGCTGACGACGAAGGAGGGTTGGCGCCGCTACGTCGAGCACGAGACCGCGGCGCCGAAGCTGCTGCCCGCCGCCGAGCGGGCCGCGCTGACCGGGCGGGAACGGGCCCGGGTGGACGAGCGGCGGCGGGAGTATCACGCGGACCTGCCGCTGGTGAACACCCCGACGATCCGGAAGGTGATCTCCACCGCCCGGCTGCTGATCCAGCTCAACCGCCACCAGGTCTCCGCCCGCCGCGGCGTGATCCTCTCCGGCGCCTCCGGCACGGGCAAGACGACCGCGCTCACCCAGCTGGGCCGCGCGCACGAGCTGGCCACCCGCAAGCGCCACCCGCACGACCGCTCCCGCCTGCCGGTCGTCTATGTCACCGTCCCGCCGGCGGCCACCCCGAAGATGCTGGCGCAGGAGTTCGCCCGGTTCTTCGGGCTGACCTTCCCGGCCCGGGCCACCCACACCGACATCGTCGACGCCGTCTGCGCCACCGCCGCGCACGTCCACGTCGACCTGGTCCTGGTGGACGAGCTGCACAACCTCAACCTCGGCTCCCGCTCCGGGGCGGAAGCATCCGACCAGCTGAAGTACTTCGCCGAGCGGCTGCCGGCCACGTTCGCCTACGCGGGCATCGACATCGAAAGCCAGGGCCTGTTCGCCGGCACGCGCGGCCGGCAGATCGCCGGACGGTTCGTCGTCATCCGCGCCGCCCCGTTCTCCTACGCCACCACCGGCGACAAGGAAGCCTGGCGGGGCCTGGTCGGCACGCTGGAATCCATGCTCCGCCTCCACGAGCACGCGCCGGGCACGCTGAGCGCGATGAGCGACTACCTCTTCCACCGCACCGGCGGCATGATCGGCAGCCTGTCGCAGCTCATCCGCGGCGCCGCCGTGCTGGCCATCGAGGACGAGAGCGAACGCATCACCGAGGACCTGCTGGCCCTTGTCCCGATCGACTTCGCCGCCGAGCAGTCCGAGCAACTCACCGCTCCGGCCAAGGCGACCGGGCGGCGGAGGCGCGCGGCCTGA
- a CDS encoding YjbQ family protein gives MTGTFTTRTVDVTTGSAETMHDLTNACSAFLREVAHGRDGLLNVFTPHATSGLAVIETGAGSDNDLLAALREVLRADDRWQDRHGGAVPGRDHMLPALVPPHATLPVVGGELELGTSQSVVLVTTGRDTPDRKIRLSFLG, from the coding sequence ATGACCGGCACCTTCACCACCCGCACCGTCGACGTGACAACCGGCTCCGCCGAAACCATGCACGACCTGACGAACGCGTGCTCCGCGTTCCTCCGGGAGGTCGCTCACGGGAGAGACGGACTGCTGAACGTCTTCACCCCGCACGCGACGTCCGGCCTGGCCGTCATCGAGACCGGGGCCGGCAGTGACAACGACCTGCTGGCGGCCCTCCGTGAGGTTCTTCGCGCGGACGACCGCTGGCAGGACCGCCACGGCGGTGCGGTCCCCGGCCGCGATCACATGCTCCCGGCCCTGGTCCCGCCCCACGCCACGCTGCCCGTGGTCGGCGGTGAGCTGGAGCTGGGGACCTCGCAGTCCGTCGTTCTGGTGACCACCGGCCGGGACACCCCCGACCGAAAGATCCGGCTGTCCTTCCTCGGCTGA
- a CDS encoding tyrosinase family protein, giving the protein MAKYIRRDATAMATWDPVLYWYARAVGEMQQRNPDEDPTGWVYQARIHGVEKSRLTKDTRPGWNQCPHGGWFFLPWHRGYLWYFEKIVRAAIQQIATREGHIAPKDWALPYWNYARDPAGELPAFTSRALPAAFREPTMPEHPDGSGQQVPNPLYLPDAAVPEKDFWKKPHRGVGKNSAAEVVPYDEASPYCAMLRNLFSLPLGPPVPQPSFGSGNTDHDMPHYEKRGPGVLELTPHGMIHDGVAGWMGEVAGSARDPIFWLHHANIDRFLSGAARQCIVH; this is encoded by the coding sequence ATGGCCAAGTACATCCGGCGTGACGCAACCGCCATGGCTACCTGGGACCCGGTGCTGTACTGGTACGCCCGGGCCGTCGGCGAAATGCAGCAGCGAAACCCCGACGAGGACCCCACCGGCTGGGTCTACCAGGCACGCATCCACGGTGTCGAAAAGAGCAGGCTCACCAAGGACACCCGACCGGGCTGGAACCAGTGCCCGCACGGCGGATGGTTCTTCCTGCCCTGGCACCGAGGCTACCTCTGGTACTTCGAGAAGATCGTCCGGGCCGCCATCCAGCAGATCGCCACCCGCGAGGGACACATCGCACCCAAGGACTGGGCCCTGCCCTACTGGAACTACGCGCGGGACCCCGCAGGCGAACTCCCCGCCTTCACCTCGCGCGCACTTCCGGCCGCGTTCCGTGAACCGACCATGCCCGAACACCCGGACGGCAGCGGCCAACAGGTGCCCAACCCGCTCTACCTCCCCGACGCAGCTGTCCCCGAAAAGGACTTCTGGAAGAAACCGCACCGTGGAGTGGGCAAGAACTCGGCCGCCGAGGTCGTCCCCTACGACGAGGCCAGCCCGTACTGCGCCATGCTGCGGAACCTCTTCTCCCTCCCGCTGGGACCTCCGGTGCCCCAGCCCAGCTTCGGCAGCGGAAACACCGACCACGACATGCCGCACTACGAGAAGAGGGGGCCCGGAGTCCTCGAACTGACCCCGCACGGGATGATCCACGACGGTGTCGCGGGCTGGATGGGTGAAGTGGCAGGCTCTGCCCGCGACCCGATCTTCTGGCTGCACCATGCCAACATCGACCGCTTCTTGTCCGGTGCAGCTCGACAGTGCATCGTTCATTGA
- a CDS encoding ZIP family metal transporter has product MTQLAFAPLGFTPGAYAGLALVALGTLAGAWSVRRWPRRGGVLLPAAGGVLLALAVFDLLPHALGDARTAGLPAWTVPAGAAAGYVVVPACGALLCRIGGRGRGHGLGTAVALVLHRAVEGMTVVLLPSVPVIAALVVHAGGEGLALTALLEASGRRRLSPWLVLACLGPPLGGLVTQAVPLPDGTDALLMAVVAGVLLRGATAAAVLLRERYPAAHARNGRLALMAMGSALAVTVAAVVMLR; this is encoded by the coding sequence ATGACGCAACTGGCTTTCGCACCACTGGGTTTCACACCCGGGGCCTATGCCGGACTGGCGCTGGTCGCGCTGGGCACCCTGGCCGGCGCCTGGTCGGTACGACGTTGGCCGCGGCGCGGAGGAGTGTTGCTGCCTGCGGCCGGCGGCGTCCTCCTCGCCCTGGCGGTGTTCGATCTTCTGCCGCACGCTCTCGGTGATGCGCGGACAGCGGGGTTGCCTGCCTGGACGGTGCCTGCCGGGGCAGCCGCGGGCTATGTGGTCGTGCCCGCGTGCGGAGCGCTGCTGTGCCGGATCGGCGGACGCGGGCGGGGTCACGGCCTGGGTACGGCCGTCGCCCTCGTACTGCACCGGGCCGTCGAGGGGATGACGGTGGTCCTGCTGCCGTCAGTGCCGGTCATAGCGGCACTGGTGGTCCATGCGGGAGGTGAAGGGCTGGCGCTGACGGCGCTGTTGGAGGCCAGCGGCCGGCGACGGCTTTCGCCATGGCTGGTCCTCGCCTGCCTGGGTCCGCCGCTCGGCGGCCTGGTCACTCAAGCCGTGCCCCTGCCCGACGGCACGGACGCACTGTTGATGGCGGTGGTGGCGGGCGTACTGCTGCGCGGTGCGACCGCGGCCGCCGTCCTGCTGCGCGAACGGTATCCAGCGGCGCACGCGCGGAACGGGCGCCTGGCGCTGATGGCCATGGGCTCGGCGCTGGCGGTCACCGTCGCGGCGGTGGTGATGTTGCGCTGA
- a CDS encoding helix-turn-helix domain-containing protein: protein MDKLDLLLHPVRLRIVHAMSGGGTHTTSDLCAGLPDIPKTTVYRHVGLLADADVLEVTDEQRVRGAVERHYRLRRERAVINADEAASMSLDDHQKAFTAALASLHAEFNAYLGRAGSEPTADSVGYTQIPLWLDRDELAELVDEIVTAIKSKRHNEPAPGRRLHLLSPILFPLEGHSPDDA, encoded by the coding sequence GTGGACAAGCTCGACCTGCTCCTGCACCCGGTACGCCTGCGCATCGTGCACGCCATGTCAGGCGGAGGCACACACACCACCTCCGACCTGTGCGCCGGCCTCCCCGACATCCCGAAGACCACCGTGTACCGGCACGTCGGCCTGCTGGCCGACGCCGACGTACTGGAGGTCACCGACGAGCAGCGGGTGCGCGGTGCCGTCGAACGGCACTACCGACTGCGGCGCGAGCGTGCAGTGATCAACGCCGACGAGGCCGCGTCGATGTCCCTGGACGACCACCAGAAAGCCTTCACTGCGGCCCTGGCGAGCCTGCATGCCGAGTTCAACGCCTACCTCGGCCGCGCCGGCTCCGAACCGACCGCCGACTCGGTGGGCTACACCCAGATTCCGCTCTGGCTCGACCGAGACGAACTCGCCGAACTGGTCGACGAGATCGTCACCGCCATCAAGTCCAAGAGGCACAACGAGCCCGCACCGGGCCGCCGCCTCCACCTGCTGAGCCCGATCCTGTTCCCACTGGAGGGGCACTCGCCGGATGACGCGTAA
- a CDS encoding DUF5994 family protein, producing the protein MADSGTPRLPGLLPDAIYHSVRPGTALLRLETTQERGGVLDGAWWPRSRDIGAELPGLITALTEHLGPVTRVGLDESAWQELPTRLAIDDRVVRIDSFPVGDDTVLITRGENDHFALLVVPPDAAPDAARAAMTRAVWADNVTRAEQILIDTGSTPRT; encoded by the coding sequence ATGGCCGATTCCGGCACCCCACGCCTTCCCGGGCTTCTGCCGGATGCGATTTACCATTCTGTGAGACCTGGGACGGCGCTCCTGCGGCTGGAGACGACGCAAGAGCGCGGGGGAGTCCTGGACGGCGCGTGGTGGCCGCGCTCCCGCGACATCGGTGCCGAGCTTCCCGGTCTGATCACTGCCCTGACCGAGCACCTCGGCCCCGTCACGCGCGTCGGCTTGGACGAGAGTGCCTGGCAGGAGCTCCCGACGCGGCTGGCCATTGACGACCGGGTCGTGCGCATCGACTCCTTCCCGGTCGGTGACGACACGGTCCTCATTACCCGGGGCGAGAACGATCACTTCGCTTTGCTGGTGGTCCCGCCCGACGCGGCACCCGACGCGGCACGGGCCGCAATGACCAGAGCCGTATGGGCCGACAATGTCACCCGGGCCGAACAGATCCTCATCGACACCGGCAGCACTCCGCGGACCTGA
- a CDS encoding TnsA-like heteromeric transposase endonuclease subunit: MVHALEVLPGGSAGPPASGFEVAYVAPDGTGLRRPLPEAWAVSFEHARPVRAFASYRRQRNLPGLWWSATTGGHVGYESWLERDQVTLLDFDPAVVGISSQPFWLFWSAANGRPVSHAPDYFARREDGTGVVVDCRPADRRGLRDVVKFEATAAACAEVGWEFRLLGAPDAVVVRNVRWLAGYRHPRHGVEPAASRLREVFAEPLPLMDGAAAAGEPLAVLPVLFHLLWSHELTVDVSVPLHSGSLVSPGAGR, encoded by the coding sequence GTGGTGCATGCGTTAGAGGTCCTGCCGGGTGGTTCTGCTGGGCCTCCGGCGTCTGGGTTCGAGGTCGCGTACGTCGCCCCGGACGGGACGGGGTTGCGGCGTCCGCTGCCGGAGGCGTGGGCGGTGTCGTTCGAGCACGCCCGTCCCGTACGGGCCTTCGCGTCGTACCGGCGGCAGCGGAACCTGCCGGGCCTGTGGTGGTCGGCGACCACCGGCGGGCACGTCGGGTACGAGTCCTGGCTGGAGCGCGACCAGGTCACGCTGCTGGACTTCGATCCGGCGGTGGTGGGGATCTCCTCGCAGCCGTTCTGGCTGTTCTGGTCGGCGGCGAACGGGCGGCCGGTCTCGCACGCGCCGGACTACTTCGCCCGCCGCGAGGACGGGACGGGTGTGGTCGTCGACTGCCGTCCGGCCGATCGCCGCGGCCTGCGGGACGTGGTGAAGTTCGAGGCGACGGCGGCGGCCTGCGCCGAGGTGGGGTGGGAGTTCCGGCTGCTGGGTGCCCCGGATGCGGTCGTGGTCCGCAACGTCCGGTGGCTGGCGGGCTACCGGCACCCCCGGCATGGGGTGGAGCCGGCCGCCTCGCGGCTGCGGGAGGTGTTCGCCGAGCCGCTGCCGCTGATGGACGGGGCCGCGGCGGCGGGTGAGCCGCTGGCGGTGCTGCCGGTGCTGTTCCACCTGCTGTGGTCGCACGAGCTGACGGTGGATGTGTCGGTGCCGCTGCACTCCGGCTCGCTGGTCTCGCCGGGGGCGGGCCGGTGA
- a CDS encoding Mu transposase C-terminal domain-containing protein, with translation MTAGGGSVLRPGDWVTFDGGEHQVVALAGTAVRLRSAAGAESVVLASYLMAAPDFAVTGAEPLPEMEPFGLLETLPEPARAAAVEWQRHVVEVETGLPPGAEPGTPARPEYDLVSRTVVERAQAKADELGVSLRTVMDKRSRYARQGLWGLVDQRLVRVREATGRADARVVAAIRQVLDDQTQVSTGTRSRVIRRVVKLVEATHGEGVVPLPSRNTFYRLIDTLSAGRHAFGSAVTRRQTANRPAGPFTPTFADRPGEQVQIDSTPLDVMVVLDSGVRARADLTIAVDVATRTICAAVLRPVGTKAVDASLLLARMLVPEPMRPGWSASLRMAVSRMPHRQLLGVDARMEQAAAKPVIVPDTVVIDGGKVFISDTFLRACERLGISVQRARPRTPTDKAIVEATFSAINTLFCQHLAGYTGRDVTRRGEKIEQAAVWTIPELQDLLEEWLLAGWQMRPHDALRDPFRPGKAMSPNDKYASLVAAAGYLPLVLRGEDYLELLPVAWRAINDYGIRIGHRTYDAPELGPWRRQHSGHAAKRGLWEVHYDPYDLTRVFVRTTGGWITAPWVHLPLVNAPFADFTWDHARRLAAAAGLDDANEADVARVLDALLTRAEHGPDIRTARVLGRTRTAAALPAPAAEPETENTPDPAGPDSAPSAEVVPFGVFDAHAEAERWL, from the coding sequence GTGACCGCGGGCGGGGGCTCGGTGCTGCGGCCGGGTGACTGGGTGACCTTCGACGGCGGTGAGCATCAGGTGGTGGCTCTGGCCGGGACGGCGGTGCGGCTGCGGTCCGCTGCCGGGGCGGAATCGGTGGTGCTGGCCTCGTATCTGATGGCGGCGCCGGACTTCGCTGTTACCGGCGCCGAGCCGCTGCCGGAGATGGAGCCGTTCGGTCTGCTGGAGACGCTGCCGGAGCCGGCGCGGGCGGCGGCGGTCGAGTGGCAGCGGCATGTGGTGGAGGTGGAGACCGGGCTGCCGCCCGGCGCCGAGCCGGGAACACCTGCGCGGCCGGAGTACGACCTGGTGTCGCGGACGGTGGTGGAGCGGGCCCAGGCGAAGGCCGACGAGCTGGGCGTGAGCCTGCGCACGGTGATGGACAAGCGGTCCCGCTACGCCCGGCAGGGGTTGTGGGGGCTGGTTGATCAGCGGTTGGTGCGGGTGAGGGAGGCGACCGGGCGGGCAGATGCGCGCGTGGTCGCGGCGATCCGCCAGGTGCTGGACGACCAGACGCAGGTGTCGACCGGGACGCGGTCGCGGGTGATCCGGCGGGTGGTGAAGCTGGTGGAGGCCACCCACGGCGAAGGGGTGGTGCCCCTGCCGAGCCGGAACACCTTCTACCGCCTCATCGACACGCTCTCGGCCGGGCGGCACGCCTTTGGGTCGGCGGTCACGCGGCGGCAGACGGCGAACCGGCCGGCGGGGCCGTTCACGCCGACGTTCGCGGACCGGCCCGGGGAACAGGTGCAGATCGACTCCACCCCGCTGGATGTGATGGTGGTCCTGGACTCGGGGGTGAGGGCGCGGGCGGATCTGACGATCGCGGTCGACGTCGCCACCCGCACGATCTGCGCGGCGGTGCTGCGGCCGGTGGGCACCAAGGCGGTGGACGCTTCGCTGCTGCTTGCGCGGATGCTGGTCCCGGAGCCGATGCGGCCAGGCTGGTCCGCGTCGCTACGGATGGCGGTCTCGCGGATGCCGCACAGGCAGCTGCTCGGCGTCGACGCGCGGATGGAGCAGGCCGCGGCGAAGCCGGTGATCGTGCCGGACACCGTGGTCATCGACGGCGGGAAGGTGTTCATCTCCGACACCTTCCTGCGGGCCTGCGAACGCCTCGGCATCTCCGTCCAGCGGGCGCGTCCGCGCACGCCGACGGACAAGGCGATCGTGGAGGCGACGTTCTCCGCGATCAACACGCTGTTCTGCCAGCACCTGGCCGGTTACACCGGCCGGGACGTCACCCGCCGCGGCGAGAAGATCGAGCAGGCCGCCGTCTGGACGATCCCCGAACTACAGGACCTGCTGGAGGAGTGGCTGCTGGCCGGGTGGCAGATGCGGCCGCACGACGCCCTGCGCGACCCGTTCCGGCCGGGCAAGGCGATGTCGCCGAACGACAAGTACGCCTCCCTGGTCGCGGCGGCCGGCTACCTGCCGCTGGTGCTGCGCGGGGAGGACTACCTGGAGCTGCTGCCGGTGGCCTGGCGGGCGATCAACGACTACGGCATCCGCATCGGCCACCGCACCTACGACGCGCCCGAGCTCGGGCCGTGGCGGCGCCAGCACTCCGGCCACGCGGCCAAGCGGGGTCTGTGGGAGGTGCACTACGACCCCTACGACCTGACCCGCGTCTTCGTCCGCACCACCGGCGGCTGGATCACCGCACCCTGGGTCCACCTGCCGCTGGTGAACGCCCCCTTCGCGGACTTCACCTGGGACCACGCCCGGCGCCTGGCCGCCGCGGCCGGCCTGGACGACGCGAACGAAGCCGACGTCGCGCGGGTCCTGGACGCGCTGCTGACCCGGGCCGAGCACGGACCGGACATCCGCACCGCCCGGGTCCTGGGCCGCACCCGCACCGCCGCCGCACTCCCCGCGCCCGCGGCGGAACCCGAGACCGAGAACACGCCCGACCCCGCCGGGCCCGACTCCGCGCCGTCCGCGGAGGTGGTGCCCTTCGGGGTCTTCGACGCCCACGCCGAAGCCGAAAGGTGGCTATGA